Proteins encoded in a region of the Zea mays cultivar B73 chromosome 4, Zm-B73-REFERENCE-NAM-5.0, whole genome shotgun sequence genome:
- the LOC103654960 gene encoding pentatricopeptide repeat-containing protein At2g17140, producing MSSYPSAANLLALLRRNAASPAVALRLFLHLSSAASLPPPRCTSFLARLVAAHPAAGALLPRLHRHILSFPDPCPHLLALLSCSDILPLRLAIPAFRSLRALASAPPPPTPVYNRLILTALRESRLDLVEALYKDLLLAGAQPDVFTRNLLLRALCDAGRMELAQRVFEAMPVRNEFSFGILARGYCRAGRSVDALKVLDGMPSMNLVVCNTVVAGFCKEGLVEEAERLVERMRVQGLAPNVVTFNSRISALCKAGRVLDAYRIFKDMQEDWQHGLPRPDQVTFDVMLSGFCDAGFVDEARVLVDIMRCGGFLRRVESYNRWLSGLVRNGRVGEAHELLREMAHERIHPNSYTYNIIVSGLCKEGKAFDARRVENFIRSGVMSPDVVTYTSLLHAYCSKGNIAAANRILDEMAQKGCAPNSFTYNVLLQSLWRAGRTTEAERLLERMSEKGYSLDTAGCNIIIDGLCRNSKLDVAMGIVDGMWEEGSTALGRLGNSFLSVVSDSSISQRCLPDRITYSILISALCKEGRFDEAKKKLLEMIVKDISPDSVIYDTFIHGYCKHGKTSLAIKVLRDMEKKGCNPSTRTYNLLIRGFEEKHKSDEIMKLMSEMEEKGVSPNVLTYNSLIKSFCQQGMVNKAMPLLDEMLQNELVPNITSFDLLIKAFCKVTDFASAQMVFDAALRTCGQKEVLYCLMCTELSTYGKWIEAKNILEMALEMRVSIQSFPYKQIISGLCEVGEVDLAHSLLKLLIAKRHLFDPAVFMPVIDALGDRGKKQDVDMLSAKMMEMADRNDGLGTDSGKITPGSCKHEHDRNGESDWRNLLHRDDSARTIMKITKRVRTGWGQRGNVYEHKQQQGDGFYVLENTG from the exons ATGTCCTCCTACCCCTCCGCCGCCAACCTGCTCGCGCTCCTCCGCCGCAACGCCGCCTCCCCGGCCGTCGCGCTCCGACTCTTCCTCCACCTCTCCTCCGCGGCctcccttcccccgccgcgctgcACGTCCTTCCTCGCCCGCCTCGTCGCCGCGCACCCCGCCGCCGGCGCGCTCCTCCCGCGCCTCCACCGCCACATCCTCTCCTTCCCTGACCCCTGTCCCCACCTCCTAGCGCTCCTCTCCTGCTCCGACATCCTCCCGCTGCGCCTCGCCatccccgccttccgctccctccGCGCGCTCGcgtccgcgccgccgccgcccacccCCGTCTACAACCGCCTCATTCTCACCGCGCTCCGAGAGTCCCGCCTCGACCTTGTCGAGGCGCTCTATAAGGACCTGCTCCTCGCCGGCGCCCAGCCGGACGTTTTCACTCGCAACCTTCTGCTCCGGGCGCTCTGCGACGCGGGCCGCATGGAGCTTGCCCAGAGGGTGTTCGAAGCAATGCCCGTCAGGAACGAGTTTAGTTTTGGGATCCTGGCGCGAGGGTACTGCCGTGCGGGGAGGAGCGTTGATGCTCTTAAGGTACTCGACGGAATGCCGAGCATGAACCTGGTGGTTTGCAACACGGTGGTCGCAGGATTTTGCAAGGAGGGCCTGGTGGAAGAGGCTGAGAGGCTGGTGGAAAGGATGCGTGTGCAGGGGCTGGCACCAAACGTTGTCACGTTCAATTCAAGGATCTCTGCACTCTGCAAGGCTGGGCGGGTGCTGGACGCTTACAGGATATTCAAGGACATGCAGGAGGATTGGCAGCATGGGCTGCCGAGGCCCGATCAGGTGACTTTTGACGTAATGTTGAGTGGGTTCTGTGATGCTGGGTTTGTTGATGAGGCACGGGTTCTGGTGGATATTATGAGATGTGGTGGTTTCCTGAGGAGGGTTGAGAGTTACAACCGCTGGTTGTCAGGGTTAGTGAGGAATGGGAGGGTCGGCGAGGCACATGAGCTTCTGAGAGAGATGGCACATGAACGGATCCATCCTAATAGCTACACATACAATATTATCGTCTCTGGGTTGTGCAAGGAGGGCAAGGCATTTGACGCAAGGAGAGTAGAGAATTTCATTAGGAGTGGTGTGATGTCTCCAGATGTTGTGACTTACACTAGTTTGCTCCATGCCTATTGCTCAAAGGGCAACATTGCTGCTGCCAACAGGATTCTGGATGAGATGGCGCAGAAAGGGTGTGCACCAAATTCATTTACCTACAATGTTCTGCTGCAGAGTCTTTGGAGAGCTGGTAGGACCACAGAGGCAGAACGGCTGTTAGAGAGGATGAGTGAGAAAGGATACAGTTTGGATACGGCTGGCTGCAATATCATTATTGATGGGTTATGCAGGAATAGTAAATTAGATGTGGCTATGGGCATTGTTGATGGGATGtgggaagaaggaagcacagctcTTGGCCGACTGGGGAATTCATTCCTTAGTGTAGTTAGTGATTCTTCCATCAGCCAAAGATGTCTTCCTGATCGGATCACATATTCTATTTTGATAAGTGCATTGTGCAAAGAAGGCAGGTTTGATGAAGCCAAGAAGAAATTACTTGAGATGATAGTGAAAGATATTTCCCCTGATTCAGTTATATATGACACCTTCATCCACGGGTATTGTAAGCATGGAAAGACATCTTTGGCTATTAAGGTTCTGAGGGACATGGAAAAGAAAGGTTGCAACCCAAGCACAAGGACATACAACTTGTTGATTCGGGGATTTGAAGAAAAACATAAATCAGATGAGATCATGAAACTGATGAGTGAAATGGAGGAGAAAGGGGTTTCTCCTAATGTGCTGACCTACAATAGCTTGATAAAGTCCTTTTGTCAACAAGGAATGGTTAACAAGGCCATGCCTCTTTTGGATGAAATGCTACAAAATGAATTGGTTCCTAATATAACTTCTTTTGACTTGTTGATCAAGGCTTTTTGCAAGGTTACGGATTTCGCTTCAGCACAGATGGTTTTTGATGCTGCTTTGAGAACATGTGGGCAGAAGGAAGTGCTCTATTGCTTAATGTGCACTGAACTCTCTACCTATGGTAAATGGATTGAAGCCAAGAACATTCTAGAAATGGCACTTGAAATGAGGGTCTCTATCCAGAGTTTCCCATATAAGCAGATAATTTCAGGGCTCTGTGAAGTTGGGGAGGTGGATCTTGCACATAGCCTTCTCAAGTTGTTAATAGCTAAACGACATTTGTTTGATCCAGCAGTGTTCATGCCAGTGatagatgcattaggtgataggggaAAGAAACAGGATGTTGATATGCTGTCAGCAAAAATGATGGAAATGGCTGACCGTAATGATGGTCTTGGAACTGATTCTGGTAAGATTACCCCTGGAAGCTGTAAGCATGAGCATGACAGGAATGGTGAAAGCGATTGGCGTAATCTTTTGCACAG AGATGACAGTGCCCGCACGATTATGAAAATTACAAAGAGAGTGCGGACAGGGTGGGGTCAAAGAGGCAATGTATATGAGCATAAACAGCAACAGGGTGATGGCTTTTATGTACTCGAGAACACTGGCTAA
- the LOC100384716 gene encoding uncharacterized protein LOC100384716 translates to MDLAGPRGATDPAGSRAAPPHEELDGRGGGACSGAAAVEGSAWRLAVAGLGDPRAGVLESLGQPEAHLHTCTMDVPQLTAEGATQLGDRVSLLHQTGTLQSETPCLTLGRDSNAVSMEKLHASDCLPCGKENVGTGLQPKSDPERADNRMSVARLGLDLNTVDSPDVAEPNPFFPYKKLGQSKVSDPSECGSTTGAIEESESHRKWREMKQNGFLSSFHGNAVVPRPRGRPPKRKRDDEFKKSSSTQHVQANKSVKVAAPSGLLSGLNPGIINHVRNSKQVYSIIKAMVHSERLENENHSSQTGERGREVNERIQDQKYGGGFMKCHLLINDNNAVFHQTLPNTSQFLAQDGDSLKLQLPSAVTMSSDRTFSTSADDPASNHDYMTVLSVKAASVASQWLELLHQDIRGRLAALKRSRKRVRNALHTELPYLTATEFSSNQENESSIANTSEIGCTDKAVSEAHVARWRSLFVQMDKTLQEEGKQLENKLKQVQEMQLNCDKGLKHMTCEAPLLGPMAELWKLKNPNISESEWAVQAAAASIYSTCNMVMRTENVPCF, encoded by the exons ATGGACCTCGCGGGGCCGCGCGGGGCCACGGATCCCGCCGGATCGAGGGCCGCGCCGCCGCACGAG GAATTGGACGGGAGAGGAGGAGGGGCGTGCAGCGGCGCGGCAGCAGTGGAGGGGAGCGCGTGGCGGCTGGCGGTCGCTGGACTGGGAG ATCCAAGGGCCGGAGTTCTGGAATCTTTGGGTCAACCTGAAGCACATTTGCACACATGTACCATGGATGTTCCTCAGTTGACTGCTGAAGGTGCCACACAACTTGGAGATAGAGTGTCTTTATTACACCAGACAGGGACACTTCAGTCAGAAACTCCTTGTCTGACCTTAGGCCGTGATTCTAATGCAGTATCAATGGAGAAGCTGCATGCTAGCGATTGCTTGCCCTGTGGTAAAGAGAATGTCGGGACAGGACTACAACCTAAATCTGATCCAGAACGTGCTGATAATAGGATGAGTGTTGCACGTCTTGGGTTGGACCTTAACACAGTAGATAGTCCTGATGTAGCAGAGCCTAACCCTTTCTTCCCTTACAAGAAATTGGGGCAGTCAAAAGTCAGCGATCCATCGGAATGTGGCAGCACTACTGGTGCTATAGAAGAAAGCGAGTCACACAGAAAGTGGAGAGAAATGAAGCAGAATGGCTTTCTTTCTTCATTTCATGGGAATGCGGTGGTGCCTAGGCCACGTGGTCGACCCCCCAAAAGGAAAAGGGATGATGAATTCAAAAAGAGCAGTTCCACACAGCATGTACAGGCTAACAAGTCTGTGAAGGTTGCTGCTCCTAGTGGTCTATTATCTGGGCTAAACCCTGGAATCATTAACCATGTGAGAAATAGCAAGCAAGTTTACTCCATAATAAAGGCTATGGTACACTCTGAGAGGCTTGAGAATGAGAACCACTCTAGTCAAACAGGTGAAAGAGGGAGAGAAGTTAATGAGAGAATTCAGGATCAGAAATATGGTGGTGGTTTCATGAAGTGCCATTTGTTGATAAATGATAATAATGCGGTGTTTCACCAAACACTGCCTAACACATCGCAGTTCCTTGCACAGGATGGTGATAGTCTTAAACTGCAACTCCCATCCGCAGTCACTATGTCTTCAGATAGGACCTTCAGTACGTCAGCTGATGATCCTGCATCTAATCATGATTACATGACTGTACTGTCAGTAAAAG CGGCTAGTGTTGCTTCTCAATGGTTGGAATTACTGCATCAGGACATAAGGGGACGTCTTGCTG CTTTAAAGCGCAGCAGGAAGAGAGTCAGAAATGCTCTTCACACGGAACTGCCATACCTAACCGCGACAGAATTTTCATCTAATCAAGAGAACGAATCATCCATTGCAAATACTTCTGAGATTGGATGTACTGACAAAGCGGTTTCAGAAGCTCATGTGGCACGATGGAGGTCTCTGTTTGTTCAGATGGACAAAACACTTCAGGAGGAAGGGAAACAGCTG GAGAACAAGTTGAAGCAAGTGCAAGAAATGCAATTGAATTGTGATAAAGGCCTCAAACACATGACCTGTGAAGCTCCTCTGCTAGGACCTATGGCTGAACTATG GAAGCTGAAGAACCCAAATATTTCCGAGAGCGAGTGGGCGGTGCAAGCCGCTGCCGCATCGATCTACTCGACCTGCAACATGGTCATGAGAACGGAGAACGTGCCTTGCTTTTGA
- the LOC100384716 gene encoding uncharacterized protein isoform X1, with protein MRVLQHLNPRAGVLESLGQPEAHLHTCTMDVPQLTAEGATQLGDRVSLLHQTGTLQSETPCLTLGRDSNAVSMEKLHASDCLPCGKENVGTGLQPKSDPERADNRMSVARLGLDLNTVDSPDVAEPNPFFPYKKLGQSKVSDPSECGSTTGAIEESESHRKWREMKQNGFLSSFHGNAVVPRPRGRPPKRKRDDEFKKSSSTQHVQANKSVKVAAPSGLLSGLNPGIINHVRNSKQVYSIIKAMVHSERLENENHSSQTGERGREVNERIQDQKYGGGFMKCHLLINDNNAVFHQTLPNTSQFLAQDGDSLKLQLPSAVTMSSDRTFSTSADDPASNHDYMTVLSVKAASVASQWLELLHQDIRGRLAALKRSRKRVRNALHTELPYLTATEFSSNQENESSIANTSEIGCTDKAVSEAHVARWRSLFVQMDKTLQEEGKQLENKLKQVQEMQLNCDKGLKHMTCEAPLLGPMAELWKLKNPNISESEWAVQAAAASIYSTCNMVMRTENVPCF; from the exons ATGCGTGTTCTTCAGCACCTCA ATCCAAGGGCCGGAGTTCTGGAATCTTTGGGTCAACCTGAAGCACATTTGCACACATGTACCATGGATGTTCCTCAGTTGACTGCTGAAGGTGCCACACAACTTGGAGATAGAGTGTCTTTATTACACCAGACAGGGACACTTCAGTCAGAAACTCCTTGTCTGACCTTAGGCCGTGATTCTAATGCAGTATCAATGGAGAAGCTGCATGCTAGCGATTGCTTGCCCTGTGGTAAAGAGAATGTCGGGACAGGACTACAACCTAAATCTGATCCAGAACGTGCTGATAATAGGATGAGTGTTGCACGTCTTGGGTTGGACCTTAACACAGTAGATAGTCCTGATGTAGCAGAGCCTAACCCTTTCTTCCCTTACAAGAAATTGGGGCAGTCAAAAGTCAGCGATCCATCGGAATGTGGCAGCACTACTGGTGCTATAGAAGAAAGCGAGTCACACAGAAAGTGGAGAGAAATGAAGCAGAATGGCTTTCTTTCTTCATTTCATGGGAATGCGGTGGTGCCTAGGCCACGTGGTCGACCCCCCAAAAGGAAAAGGGATGATGAATTCAAAAAGAGCAGTTCCACACAGCATGTACAGGCTAACAAGTCTGTGAAGGTTGCTGCTCCTAGTGGTCTATTATCTGGGCTAAACCCTGGAATCATTAACCATGTGAGAAATAGCAAGCAAGTTTACTCCATAATAAAGGCTATGGTACACTCTGAGAGGCTTGAGAATGAGAACCACTCTAGTCAAACAGGTGAAAGAGGGAGAGAAGTTAATGAGAGAATTCAGGATCAGAAATATGGTGGTGGTTTCATGAAGTGCCATTTGTTGATAAATGATAATAATGCGGTGTTTCACCAAACACTGCCTAACACATCGCAGTTCCTTGCACAGGATGGTGATAGTCTTAAACTGCAACTCCCATCCGCAGTCACTATGTCTTCAGATAGGACCTTCAGTACGTCAGCTGATGATCCTGCATCTAATCATGATTACATGACTGTACTGTCAGTAAAAG CGGCTAGTGTTGCTTCTCAATGGTTGGAATTACTGCATCAGGACATAAGGGGACGTCTTGCTG CTTTAAAGCGCAGCAGGAAGAGAGTCAGAAATGCTCTTCACACGGAACTGCCATACCTAACCGCGACAGAATTTTCATCTAATCAAGAGAACGAATCATCCATTGCAAATACTTCTGAGATTGGATGTACTGACAAAGCGGTTTCAGAAGCTCATGTGGCACGATGGAGGTCTCTGTTTGTTCAGATGGACAAAACACTTCAGGAGGAAGGGAAACAGCTG GAGAACAAGTTGAAGCAAGTGCAAGAAATGCAATTGAATTGTGATAAAGGCCTCAAACACATGACCTGTGAAGCTCCTCTGCTAGGACCTATGGCTGAACTATG GAAGCTGAAGAACCCAAATATTTCCGAGAGCGAGTGGGCGGTGCAAGCCGCTGCCGCATCGATCTACTCGACCTGCAACATGGTCATGAGAACGGAGAACGTGCCTTGCTTTTGA